The following proteins are co-located in the Pyrobaculum calidifontis JCM 11548 genome:
- a CDS encoding class I SAM-dependent methyltransferase translates to MYLEFPAVYRFFKEYIEASGGIFELKKALDWSVWYAVKWWRELVDAGAHRTQNTFVKALYNALLTRGIIDEEGGVRRDVKKPEMPKGIYAREWVELHQNFDSIDVVKVARDEVDRNVLDLFYSDLQIQGWHRIMIKTFFKAVGMRNDGAVLEPYSREGHLAVLYFEDYRPRLYVGYDSSPSLVELAKKTAPEGTFVTANSACDVSGRFDVVLLVEKMQWFPDPARELECIWRAMAPGGRLYVAQPVVESMPGYLAIHAALGAIHVYSWKDVENLLQMHFKLERRLIKTMPFYGAVWKREES, encoded by the coding sequence ATGTACCTAGAGTTTCCCGCGGTATATAGATTTTTCAAGGAGTATATAGAGGCGTCGGGTGGCATTTTTGAGCTTAAGAAGGCCTTGGATTGGAGTGTGTGGTACGCTGTGAAGTGGTGGAGGGAGCTTGTGGATGCCGGTGCGCATCGTACCCAGAATACTTTTGTGAAGGCGTTGTACAACGCGCTTTTGACTAGGGGGATTATTGACGAAGAGGGAGGGGTTAGGAGAGATGTTAAAAAGCCTGAGATGCCCAAGGGTATATATGCCCGGGAGTGGGTTGAGCTACATCAAAATTTTGACAGTATCGACGTAGTGAAGGTCGCCAGAGATGAGGTGGATAGAAATGTCTTAGACTTGTTTTACAGCGATTTGCAGATTCAGGGCTGGCACCGCATTATGATTAAGACGTTTTTTAAGGCTGTGGGAATGCGGAATGACGGTGCCGTGTTGGAGCCCTACAGCAGAGAGGGCCACCTTGCCGTGCTGTACTTCGAGGATTATAGGCCTCGGCTTTATGTGGGCTACGACTCAAGCCCGTCGCTTGTAGAGCTGGCCAAGAAGACTGCGCCTGAGGGAACTTTTGTTACGGCAAACTCCGCGTGCGATGTGTCGGGGCGGTTTGACGTAGTTCTCCTCGTGGAGAAGATGCAGTGGTTTCCTGACCCAGCGAGGGAGCTGGAATGTATTTGGCGGGCCATGGCACCAGGCGGGAGGTTGTATGTGGCGCAACCCGTTGTGGAGTCTATGCCAGGGTACTTGGCCATACATGCCGCATTAGGCGCCATACACGTATATTCGTGGAAAGACGTAGAAAACCTCTTGCAAATGCATTTCAAGCTGGAGAGACGGCTGATAAAGACTATGCCCTTCTATGGCGCTGTGTGGAAGCGGGAAGAAAGTTAG
- a CDS encoding CofH family radical SAM protein, which produces MREADMFTLAQAAHAVSQKFYGDVVTFVNNIVVNYSNVCVAKCPICAFYRLPGSPDAYVRKPEEVAAAVRQAVEQRGVTELHINGGFNPFLTPEYFDQLFSAVKKAAPRVVIKGPTMAEVDYYAKLWHMSWREVLSRWKDAGLDAISGGGAEIFAEEVRRVVAPHKISGEEWIRIAEVAHELGIPSNATMLYGHVEEDRHVVDHIFRVKELQEKTGRVLLFIPVKYNPQNTELYKRGVVKGPAPATYDVKVVAISRLILLDRLKVAAYWLSVGKKLASTLLLAGANDLVGTMYNEAVLRSAGAPHSATPEELAAIAREVGKRPAERDTFHRIIRYI; this is translated from the coding sequence ATGCGCGAGGCGGACATGTTCACGCTGGCCCAGGCCGCCCACGCCGTCTCGCAGAAGTTCTACGGCGACGTGGTGACCTTCGTCAACAACATCGTGGTGAACTACAGCAACGTCTGTGTGGCCAAGTGCCCCATATGCGCCTTCTACCGCCTGCCGGGGAGCCCCGACGCGTATGTGCGTAAGCCCGAGGAAGTGGCCGCCGCAGTGAGACAAGCCGTGGAGCAACGCGGCGTCACGGAGTTGCACATAAACGGCGGCTTTAACCCCTTCCTAACCCCCGAGTACTTCGACCAGCTGTTCTCCGCCGTCAAGAAGGCCGCCCCCCGCGTGGTAATAAAGGGGCCCACCATGGCCGAGGTGGACTACTACGCCAAGCTGTGGCACATGTCTTGGCGAGAAGTCCTCTCCAGGTGGAAAGACGCGGGGCTAGACGCCATATCGGGCGGCGGCGCCGAGATATTCGCAGAAGAGGTGAGGAGGGTGGTGGCGCCACACAAGATATCCGGCGAAGAGTGGATCAGGATAGCCGAGGTGGCCCACGAGCTGGGGATCCCCAGCAACGCCACAATGCTCTACGGCCACGTAGAAGAGGACCGCCACGTGGTAGACCACATATTCCGCGTAAAAGAGCTACAGGAAAAGACCGGGAGGGTACTCCTCTTCATACCCGTGAAGTACAACCCGCAAAACACCGAGTTGTACAAGAGGGGGGTCGTGAAGGGCCCCGCCCCAGCCACATACGACGTAAAAGTGGTGGCCATATCCCGCCTAATCCTCTTAGACAGGCTAAAGGTAGCCGCCTACTGGCTCTCCGTGGGGAAGAAGCTCGCCTCCACGCTACTCCTCGCGGGGGCCAACGACCTTGTCGGCACCATGTACAACGAGGCCGTGCTGAGGTCGGCCGGGGCGCCCCACTCCGCCACGCCAGAGGAGCTGGCCGCCATAGCGAGAGAAGTGGGCAAAAGACCCGCCGAGCGGGACACCTTCCACAGAATAATTAGATATATATAG
- a CDS encoding fucose isomerase, whose product MAVVLASPLHGSFAAEVSELVKRTVGEAAPGAVGKVPLIVHATGGTTWDAVELVTQTGAKAAVLVGFGEHNSFASALHTRAELEAMGIPAVVFHCPTYAQCEDTLKKAKRVADAASALLGAKALLIGRETAQAAAARQRFQWDVEVVSIEDFEKAVEAAPPDSAALKTFDDEKVAKITAALRDLAAGRDLAAIQCFPYLMRNKVTPCLALALLNAEGYTVACEGDLAAGFAMLMSRRLTGRPGWIANVVYAKGRQAAFAHCTISLDMVKSWRTMPHFESGYPHGLSGELAEDIYTAVSLSPRMDKIVIGVAKVLKSGNFIERACRTQALVEIGDVAAKAPANHHVFIPGDVTEEVKAVAKLLKLEIVEY is encoded by the coding sequence GTGGCGGTGGTCTTGGCCTCGCCTCTACACGGTTCCTTTGCGGCAGAAGTTTCAGAGCTGGTCAAGCGGACGGTAGGCGAGGCGGCCCCCGGCGCAGTGGGCAAAGTGCCGCTTATCGTGCACGCCACAGGCGGCACCACGTGGGACGCGGTGGAGCTTGTGACGCAGACGGGCGCAAAGGCGGCTGTGCTCGTGGGCTTTGGAGAACACAACAGCTTCGCAAGCGCCCTCCACACCAGGGCAGAGCTAGAGGCCATGGGCATTCCGGCCGTGGTCTTCCACTGCCCCACCTACGCCCAGTGCGAAGACACGTTGAAAAAGGCCAAGAGAGTCGCCGACGCCGCTTCGGCGTTGCTGGGGGCAAAGGCCCTCCTCATAGGCAGAGAGACGGCCCAAGCCGCCGCTGCGCGGCAGAGGTTCCAGTGGGACGTGGAGGTGGTCTCCATAGAGGACTTTGAAAAGGCGGTGGAGGCCGCCCCGCCCGACTCCGCCGCGCTTAAGACCTTCGACGACGAGAAAGTGGCCAAGATAACGGCGGCCCTCAGAGACCTCGCCGCGGGGAGGGACCTAGCCGCCATCCAGTGCTTCCCCTATCTCATGAGGAACAAGGTGACCCCCTGCCTAGCCCTCGCCCTCCTAAACGCCGAGGGCTACACTGTGGCGTGCGAGGGGGACTTAGCCGCTGGCTTCGCCATGTTGATGTCCAGGCGCTTGACCGGGCGCCCCGGCTGGATAGCCAACGTGGTATACGCCAAGGGAAGGCAAGCCGCCTTCGCCCACTGCACCATATCGCTCGACATGGTGAAGAGCTGGAGAACAATGCCGCACTTCGAGTCCGGGTATCCGCACGGCCTCTCGGGGGAGCTCGCCGAAGACATCTACACCGCCGTATCCCTCTCGCCCAGGATGGACAAGATCGTCATAGGCGTGGCCAAGGTGCTGAAAAGCGGGAACTTCATAGAACGCGCCTGTAGAACACAGGCGCTGGTAGAAATAGGCGACGTAGCCGCCAAGGCCCCCGCAAACCACCACGTCTTTATCCCGGGGGACGTGACCGAGGAGGTCAAGGCAGTGGCAAAGCTGTTAAAGCTAGAAATCGTAGAGTACTAG
- a CDS encoding helix-turn-helix transcriptional regulator: protein MRLAPLLAFAAVAAVVLDYLHVSLMCPLCRFPSPMLPVFFLLTLLTTALLDVFYTGGFKPTRQQTQGLPAAVINLLREPDRSIYIKVYEKGGEVSLSEVAKELGLNKLRAWRAAQRLAEKELVYLEKRSGRLVVRLRPLENLPIKPEKGKDNKQQKQHSQSQP from the coding sequence ATGCGATTGGCCCCCCTCTTGGCCTTCGCCGCCGTAGCCGCCGTAGTCTTAGACTACCTCCATGTCTCCCTCATGTGTCCACTGTGCCGCTTCCCATCGCCCATGCTCCCAGTATTTTTCCTCTTAACTCTACTTACCACCGCCCTGTTAGACGTGTTTTATACAGGAGGGTTTAAACCAACTAGACAGCAGACCCAGGGCCTACCCGCCGCTGTTATAAACCTCCTCCGAGAGCCCGACCGGTCGATATATATCAAGGTCTATGAAAAGGGGGGAGAGGTGTCGCTGTCCGAAGTAGCCAAGGAACTAGGACTTAACAAACTAAGGGCGTGGAGAGCCGCGCAGAGACTTGCCGAAAAAGAGCTTGTTTACCTAGAAAAAAGGTCCGGGAGATTAGTGGTGCGGCTGAGACCCCTTGAAAATCTGCCTATAAAGCCAGAAAAGGGCAAAGACAATAAACAGCAGAAACAACACAGCCAAAGCCAGCCCTAG
- a CDS encoding nucleotide-binding protein, with product MIVQVWHSKGGTGKTTVATSLAIALSKSWGRTLYVEVGPVPVGVKILGVEADGKVHEGRGDVLAVYLEDDSQLPQLLEKVGNDVMAVVVDYPPCIKPGEGGLLVPVADWLSASTLEKTKAKVAVLNKDRGFEFKLTTASEVVKLPFSYAVERAVAEYVPPVLVRPASPEHKQFVEGIRRLADRVIELAGLKRGP from the coding sequence GTGATAGTCCAAGTCTGGCATTCAAAAGGAGGCACCGGCAAAACAACTGTAGCCACTTCGCTGGCCATAGCGCTGTCAAAGTCTTGGGGCCGCACACTCTACGTGGAGGTGGGCCCGGTGCCCGTGGGCGTGAAAATACTGGGCGTTGAGGCGGACGGCAAGGTGCACGAGGGCCGCGGCGATGTCCTTGCTGTGTACTTGGAGGACGACTCTCAACTTCCTCAGCTGTTGGAGAAAGTGGGCAACGACGTCATGGCCGTTGTCGTTGACTACCCGCCTTGCATTAAGCCGGGGGAGGGCGGCCTGCTTGTGCCAGTTGCGGACTGGCTCTCCGCCTCGACGCTTGAGAAGACGAAGGCGAAGGTCGCGGTGTTGAACAAAGATAGGGGCTTTGAGTTCAAGCTGACAACGGCGTCTGAGGTGGTCAAGCTACCCTTCTCCTACGCCGTGGAGAGGGCTGTGGCGGAGTACGTCCCGCCGGTGCTTGTGAGGCCCGCCTCGCCTGAGCACAAGCAGTTTGTCGAGGGGATACGCCGCCTCGCAGACAGAGTCATCGAGCTGGCCGGCCTCAAGAGGGGGCCATGA
- a CDS encoding FHA domain-containing protein, with translation MEVFEVEVFPPAVVLRSRDGRFAVEVDGYRVFGRSDFAWHPLAGYISRRHFAVKRVDGSYYVVDLGSTNGTFVNGVDIRGRGLYPLKRGDVINVAGVVELVVE, from the coding sequence ATGGAGGTTTTTGAGGTGGAGGTTTTCCCGCCTGCCGTCGTGCTTAGGAGCAGGGACGGGAGGTTCGCGGTGGAGGTGGATGGGTATAGGGTGTTTGGGCGGTCTGACTTTGCCTGGCACCCGCTGGCCGGGTACATCTCCCGGCGCCACTTCGCAGTGAAGAGGGTGGACGGGTCCTACTACGTGGTGGACTTGGGCAGTACAAACGGCACTTTTGTGAATGGGGTAGATATAAGGGGGCGCGGCCTCTATCCCCTGAAGCGCGGCGACGTGATCAACGTGGCGGGGGTGGTGGAGCTGGTGGTGGAGTAG
- a CDS encoding 2-hydroxyacid dehydrogenase: MKIYVNFELPEEARRLLEGFEVVGPGGDLSEVEAALVTRLTPEELAKMPRLRFIQVALAGLDHLPWEHIPPNVVVAGNAGSNADAVAEFALGMLLAAYKKIVQYNERMKRGEYDRVYAVPMLRGRKVAVLGLGEIGTRVAKILAALGAEVWGFSRSRREGPWRFTTSLEEALRGASAAVCALPLNKHTRGLIRYEHLALMAEDAVFVNVGRAEVVDREGALRILKERPRFVFASDVWWGRNNFAKDAEFFALPNVVATPWVAGGYGSEEVWREMAVEAVKNLLAWARGETPKNIAKRSDYV; this comes from the coding sequence ATGAAGATTTACGTCAACTTTGAGCTCCCCGAAGAGGCGCGTAGGCTCTTAGAGGGGTTTGAAGTGGTGGGCCCCGGCGGAGACTTGTCGGAGGTGGAGGCGGCATTGGTGACTAGGCTCACGCCGGAGGAGTTGGCTAAGATGCCCAGGCTCAGGTTTATACAAGTGGCGCTGGCTGGGCTAGATCACCTCCCGTGGGAGCACATTCCTCCCAACGTGGTGGTGGCGGGCAACGCGGGGAGTAATGCAGACGCCGTGGCGGAGTTCGCGCTGGGCATGTTGCTGGCGGCGTATAAGAAGATTGTTCAGTACAACGAGCGGATGAAGAGGGGGGAGTACGACCGGGTCTACGCCGTCCCCATGCTTAGGGGGAGGAAGGTAGCCGTCCTGGGGCTGGGGGAGATAGGGACACGCGTGGCTAAAATCCTCGCGGCGCTGGGGGCAGAGGTCTGGGGCTTCTCTAGGTCGAGGAGGGAGGGGCCGTGGCGCTTTACCACGAGCCTCGAGGAGGCGCTCCGGGGGGCCTCCGCCGCCGTGTGCGCCCTCCCCCTCAACAAGCACACCAGAGGGCTGATACGGTACGAGCACCTGGCCCTGATGGCAGAGGACGCCGTCTTTGTCAACGTAGGCCGCGCTGAGGTGGTAGACAGGGAGGGGGCCTTACGCATTTTGAAGGAGCGGCCGCGGTTTGTCTTCGCAAGCGACGTGTGGTGGGGGAGGAACAACTTTGCAAAAGACGCCGAGTTTTTCGCTCTCCCAAACGTGGTGGCCACCCCCTGGGTCGCCGGGGGTTACGGGAGTGAGGAGGTTTGGAGAGAGATGGCTGTGGAGGCGGTCAAAAACCTCTTGGCATGGGCCAGGGGCGAGACGCCGAAGAATATCGCAAAAAGGAGCGACTACGTTTAA
- a CDS encoding DUF411 domain-containing protein, protein MRKQTATLILVTAILAIIMTTALKLYTYPPSEKTQEKPPFSSVKFYYAPPCGCCEKYLAKLRQYFAVEVTVLDPQKLQELKKELGVPERLWSCHTIAVEGGLFIEGHVPVSAFTALAKNGVRGLALPHAETDPTTWEGPGYYLVYENGTIWRVYS, encoded by the coding sequence ATGAGAAAGCAAACGGCAACTCTGATCCTCGTCACAGCCATCTTAGCGATAATCATGACAACAGCCTTAAAGCTCTACACATACCCCCCAAGCGAAAAGACACAGGAGAAACCCCCATTTTCTTCAGTGAAATTCTACTATGCCCCGCCCTGCGGCTGTTGTGAAAAATACTTGGCCAAGCTTAGGCAGTACTTCGCAGTGGAAGTGACAGTCCTAGACCCCCAGAAGCTTCAGGAGCTGAAGAAAGAACTCGGCGTGCCAGAAAGGCTGTGGTCCTGCCACACAATTGCGGTAGAGGGGGGCTTGTTCATAGAGGGACATGTCCCAGTCTCGGCTTTTACGGCCTTAGCCAAGAACGGCGTTAGAGGCTTGGCGTTGCCGCACGCCGAGACAGACCCCACGACGTGGGAAGGGCCCGGCTATTACTTGGTCTACGAAAACGGCACTATATGGCGCGTGTACTCTTAG
- a CDS encoding MqnA/MqnD/SBP family protein, whose product MKVVRLKYAHNDPLFHRARVAAIPASNLASAQLLLTGEACCGFVPVTLAARHGLPVVPRLAVYSDGPVISSRLFKGGGAGYAAVEDTTVSALALKAAMGIELQRVATLDGAFAKYAGVLVIGDDALRLVDAGRPHIADVGEAWREKFGTPLVYAVFAASPKADRQEVFRAVEELENSLAHFYENPTPLVEQAAKRLGISTQLAERYFATGVKYHVTPRVVQALQKQAEIMGLGELNLL is encoded by the coding sequence GTGAAAGTAGTAAGGCTGAAATACGCCCACAACGACCCCCTCTTCCACCGCGCCAGAGTAGCCGCCATACCCGCCTCAAACCTCGCCTCAGCCCAGCTACTCCTAACAGGCGAGGCCTGCTGCGGCTTTGTCCCAGTCACCCTAGCCGCCAGGCACGGACTCCCAGTGGTGCCAAGGCTGGCGGTGTACAGCGACGGGCCCGTGATATCCTCCCGCCTCTTCAAAGGCGGCGGCGCGGGATACGCCGCAGTGGAAGACACCACGGTAAGCGCCCTCGCACTGAAGGCCGCCATGGGGATAGAGCTACAGCGGGTGGCCACCCTAGACGGCGCCTTCGCCAAATACGCAGGCGTGCTAGTAATAGGCGACGACGCGTTGCGCCTAGTAGACGCGGGGCGCCCACACATAGCCGACGTGGGAGAGGCCTGGCGGGAGAAATTCGGAACCCCCCTCGTCTACGCCGTATTCGCCGCCTCCCCCAAGGCAGACAGACAAGAGGTGTTCCGCGCAGTCGAAGAGCTGGAAAACTCCCTAGCCCACTTCTACGAAAACCCCACGCCCCTCGTGGAACAGGCGGCCAAGCGCCTCGGCATCTCCACACAACTAGCCGAGCGGTACTTCGCCACGGGCGTCAAATACCACGTAACCCCCCGCGTGGTGCAAGCCCTCCAAAAACAGGCAGAGATAATGGGCCTAGGAGAGCTCAACCTACTCTAG
- the mqnC gene encoding cyclic dehypoxanthinyl futalosine synthase, with protein MEVPTVDEIEELLRADLWELGRRAFAIRAKLYGDVTTFISNMILNYTNVCVVGCSFCAFYRPPRHPEVYTYSVEEAVRRVLEVDARYGIRQVLVQGGVNPEIGIEYFEELFRRIKERAPHIAIHALSPLEVDYLSRRERMSYREVLERLKEAGMESMPGGGGEILVDEVRRLIAPRKIDAETWLRIMEEAHRLGIPSSATMMYGHVESLRDVALHMRKIAELQAKTGGFMAFIAWNFEPGTSELGKKIPYPKTSATLLRMVAVARIVFRDLIPHIQTGWLTTGPETAQLAMYFGADDFGGTLYEEKVLEWKRAEAPIDRREDVAKLIKSAGFRPAERDNLYRIIPGEEYRKT; from the coding sequence GTGGAGGTTCCCACAGTGGATGAAATTGAGGAGCTTCTGAGGGCCGACTTGTGGGAGCTCGGGAGGCGGGCCTTCGCCATTCGCGCCAAGCTGTATGGCGACGTGACTACGTTCATCTCTAACATGATTTTGAATTATACGAACGTCTGTGTGGTTGGGTGTAGTTTCTGCGCCTTTTACCGCCCGCCGCGGCACCCCGAGGTGTATACCTACAGCGTCGAGGAGGCCGTTAGGAGGGTGTTGGAGGTGGACGCGCGGTATGGCATTAGGCAGGTCTTGGTGCAGGGCGGGGTAAACCCTGAGATTGGGATTGAGTACTTTGAGGAGCTTTTTAGGAGGATTAAGGAGAGGGCGCCGCACATCGCCATTCACGCCTTATCGCCCCTTGAGGTAGACTATCTCTCTAGGCGGGAGAGGATGTCGTATAGAGAGGTGTTGGAGAGGTTGAAGGAGGCTGGGATGGAGTCTATGCCTGGGGGTGGCGGGGAGATTCTCGTGGACGAGGTGAGGCGGTTGATTGCGCCGAGGAAGATAGACGCGGAGACTTGGCTTAGGATTATGGAGGAGGCTCACAGGTTGGGCATTCCCTCCTCTGCCACAATGATGTACGGCCACGTGGAGAGCCTCCGCGACGTGGCGTTGCACATGCGCAAGATCGCAGAGCTTCAGGCCAAGACTGGGGGCTTCATGGCCTTTATCGCGTGGAACTTTGAGCCGGGGACTAGCGAGCTGGGGAAGAAGATCCCCTACCCAAAGACTTCGGCGACTCTGCTCAGGATGGTGGCGGTGGCCAGGATCGTCTTTAGGGACCTCATACCGCACATTCAGACGGGGTGGCTCACCACGGGCCCCGAGACGGCCCAGTTGGCCATGTACTTCGGCGCAGACGACTTCGGGGGGACGCTGTACGAGGAGAAGGTCCTCGAGTGGAAGAGGGCCGAGGCCCCCATCGACCGGCGGGAGGACGTGGCAAAACTCATAAAGTCGGCTGGGTTCAGGCCGGCGGAGAGAGACAACCTCTACCGCATTATACCCGGCGAGGAGTACCGAAAAACGTAA
- a CDS encoding HsdM family class I SAM-dependent methyltransferase, with translation MKLLFYLVLQSIDADMATKLQESIKPIENAQDPEYFKNIANELFNYAISKTGDFEEIFGVNTVDRLPFMLTSLPKLKEIVRYLNQIKWSDISVDVIGRVFEGLIYEERRHLLGQHYTDTKIVDLILTGVFKKYGKPDKLLDPACGSGTFLVRALNYWKIFYSTELDKLKMPIYEYVEGVDIDRLASMLAKINLYIQALEKIKEGYKYVPKICHDDFFKINLSSDYAYVVANPPYTKQVEMALAFYDKQYKENLLNYVKDIENWDERASIYAYFLVRGGKLLRKNGRLGFIVENSWLNAEYGAPLKKWLFKNFSVEYVIESLVERWFEDAAVITNIIIAEMTAQSNYDVRFVFLKKSLRELIGDPPPANDFMANMQYYKRIMELYYEFDNCTVAKNKELNICENEKHRVVTVKKDFIEKIETKIGRLGILRGPKLYLNLVENFVNNNDNRLILLGEIIDIRRGLTTNADDIFYLPSSIGNM, from the coding sequence ATGAAACTTCTCTTCTATCTAGTTTTACAAAGTATTGATGCGGATATGGCAACCAAACTTCAAGAATCTATAAAGCCTATTGAGAATGCGCAAGACCCGGAGTATTTTAAAAATATAGCTAACGAGCTATTTAATTATGCTATAAGTAAAACAGGCGACTTTGAAGAGATTTTCGGCGTAAATACTGTAGATAGACTACCCTTTATGCTCACATCGCTTCCTAAGCTCAAGGAAATAGTCAGGTATCTCAACCAGATAAAGTGGAGCGATATAAGCGTGGACGTTATAGGAAGAGTCTTCGAAGGACTCATTTATGAAGAACGTAGACACTTGCTAGGACAACATTACACAGATACAAAAATCGTAGATTTGATACTTACTGGCGTATTTAAAAAATATGGCAAGCCCGATAAATTATTAGACCCGGCATGTGGTTCTGGTACTTTCCTTGTCAGAGCTCTAAACTATTGGAAGATCTTCTATAGTACAGAGCTTGATAAATTGAAGATGCCTATATATGAATACGTAGAAGGAGTTGACATAGATAGATTAGCATCAATGCTTGCGAAGATAAATCTTTACATACAAGCCTTAGAAAAAATAAAAGAGGGATACAAATATGTACCCAAAATATGTCACGATGATTTCTTTAAAATAAATCTCAGCTCAGACTATGCGTACGTTGTGGCTAATCCCCCCTATACTAAACAAGTAGAGATGGCTCTCGCATTTTATGATAAACAATATAAAGAGAATTTATTAAATTACGTCAAAGATATTGAAAACTGGGATGAGAGAGCATCAATCTACGCGTACTTTCTGGTTAGAGGAGGTAAATTACTAAGGAAAAATGGTAGATTAGGCTTTATTGTTGAGAATTCTTGGCTCAATGCCGAATATGGGGCCCCCTTAAAGAAGTGGCTTTTTAAAAACTTCAGTGTCGAATATGTCATTGAGTCTCTGGTTGAAAGATGGTTTGAAGACGCAGCGGTAATAACCAACATAATAATTGCTGAGATGACAGCACAGAGCAATTATGACGTGAGATTCGTTTTTCTAAAGAAGAGTCTTAGAGAACTAATAGGTGATCCCCCTCCTGCAAACGATTTCATGGCAAACATGCAGTATTACAAGAGAATAATGGAACTATATTATGAATTTGATAATTGCACGGTTGCTAAGAATAAAGAATTGAACATATGCGAAAACGAAAAGCATAGAGTAGTTACAGTAAAGAAAGATTTTATAGAAAAGATAGAGACAAAAATAGGCAGACTGGGCATACTAAGAGGACCAAAACTCTATTTAAATCTCGTAGAGAACTTTGTAAATAATAATGATAATAGGTTGATATTATTGGGCGAAATAATCGATATACGACGGGGCTTAACTACTAATGCAGATGATATATTTTATTTACCATCAAGTATTGGGAATATGTAA
- a CDS encoding Nif3-like dinuclear metal center hexameric protein, translating to MSLRRPTLRDVVEVLESIAPPSLAMEEHRNRLGLVVGPLHGLEEVAVERIGFSLNPSIRAIRAAVERGAQLLVVHHEYFLFPRAEDSAPVIYSYRDRVLELLRRHRLYLYAAHTNWDFAEGGNFDTLARLLGLEARPLPLKLGNLVLKKAVLAAELPRPMKLRELAQYVKERLGLRHIAYVDGGREEVRRVALSTGGGFFVDFVVQLADLGFDVYISGELSEEAAEVAKDLGIGLIAATHYQTEYIGMVELRRRTEEELRRRGLQAETFVIDTGVPFEIT from the coding sequence ATGAGTCTGCGTAGGCCAACTCTACGGGATGTAGTTGAGGTGTTGGAGTCTATAGCTCCGCCTAGTTTAGCTATGGAGGAGCACAGAAATAGGCTGGGCTTGGTGGTAGGTCCTCTCCACGGCCTTGAGGAAGTGGCCGTGGAGAGAATAGGCTTTTCTCTAAACCCCTCTATTAGGGCCATTAGGGCGGCTGTGGAGAGGGGGGCGCAACTCCTAGTGGTACACCACGAGTACTTCCTCTTTCCCAGGGCGGAGGACTCTGCGCCAGTTATATACAGCTATAGGGATAGAGTGCTTGAACTTCTGCGCAGGCACCGCCTCTACCTCTACGCCGCTCATACAAACTGGGATTTCGCCGAGGGAGGCAACTTTGACACACTAGCCCGCCTCCTGGGGCTTGAGGCTAGGCCGTTGCCTTTGAAGCTGGGAAACTTGGTGTTGAAAAAGGCGGTGTTAGCAGCAGAGCTTCCTCGTCCAATGAAGCTTAGGGAGCTGGCGCAGTACGTCAAAGAGAGGCTGGGCTTGAGGCACATAGCCTATGTCGACGGGGGTAGAGAGGAGGTGAGGAGAGTGGCCTTATCGACGGGGGGCGGCTTCTTTGTAGATTTCGTGGTGCAGTTGGCGGACTTGGGGTTCGACGTCTACATATCGGGAGAGCTGTCTGAGGAAGCCGCAGAGGTGGCTAAAGACCTCGGCATAGGCCTAATAGCGGCTACTCACTACCAAACTGAGTACATAGGCATGGTTGAACTACGTAGGCGGACAGAAGAGGAGCTAAGGCGGAGGGGTTTACAGGCAGAAACCTTTGTCATAGACACAGGCGTGCCCTTTGAAATCACGTAG